The nucleotide sequence CCGTTCAGTGATTCTTTGATACCCCCATTGTCTTTCTGACTTTCCTTATAGCGTTTGCCATCTTCGAAAAGTACACCCACTGTATCCGCTTTCCAGTAGTCGCGGTTATAGGCATTCAGGTGCCCTTCATAAAAACCGAATTTGGGCAGCAGCACCGGGTTGCCGGTCAACTGGTAAAAATCGTTCAGCAATGCCACCGGCTGTTTATCGATCATAAAGAATACATCCAGGTAATTGGTTTCATGAGAAAGGGTTACTGTGCCTTTTTCCCTGGCTCCAAAATCGTATTTCCCTTTTTTAAAGGTGTACCACATAAACCCGTATCCGTTTGTAGACCAGTAAAAGGGGGTAGGGGAGGCAACGCCGCCATCCGTCCAGCTGTTCTGGTTTTCTATAGCAATGATCTTTCCTTTATGAGAGAAGCGGCCGTTCTGCACACCGCCTCCGTAAAAATATTCAGATGGATCTTCTTTCAGCTTCAGGCTGGTGCCTTTCTTTTCGAACAATGCAGGACTAAGGGTTTGTACGGCTACCTGTCCGCTTTTGTTATTGATGATCTTCAGGCGTGCTGTTGTTTTGCTGAATTCAATAGTTACAGCAGCTGTAGCAATTACAAGTTGATTGCTGTTGCTTGTTATGTTCAGCTTTGAAACCGTTTTACGTGGGTTGTCTGTAAGAATGGATGCCGGTGGGGTAGCTTCCGGTGCCCGAAGCGATCCGCCCGAAGGATCTGCAAACAGGCGAAAGATATTGTCCCCATAAAAATCAAGTAATAACTCCAGGCGGTTGCTGAACCGGATCTTTACCGTTGTGGGGTTCACCTTTTCTGCACCGGTTATGGTGAGTGTATCAGCGGCTGGTTTTATCAGTGCCGGCTGTGAAGGGGTTACCTGCGCGGTACCCGTGATGATCGTTGCTGTGGCAAGCAGTGTAGTGATGATTCCTTTTCTGAAGAATGCAATTCCAGACTCCCGGTTCATTATAGCTGAGTTATGTTAAAAATGATCGTGTAAAAGTAACTAACCCCTGCCGGAAAAAAGCGGTTTATGAAAACGATTGCGCAGCTGTATTCCTGGTTGTTTTATAAAAGGACAACCGGTTGCATTAAAAAAATGAGTGGTATTAATGGATATAAGAAGTACTGATGCCGATCACCTGTTCAACGATCACGCCGGTAACGATCGCAATGCCAAAGCTAAGCAGGGTGCCAATGAGTATGTATTCGGTCAGCTTCCGGTCCTGTCCCACCTTCAGGTCGCTGAAACGGAAAACTGATTTGGCCGTTACCAGGAACCCGATGGCCACCCATTGCTGGTTGAGGATAAAGATCAGTACCAGTATGCGCTCAATATAGCCGATCATCATACCGGCATGCTGCAATGATTTGGTTTCAATAACATCTGTCCTGATTTCTGTAGCCGGCGCCCATTTGGATAAGATCAGTTTGATGATCACAGAAACCGGGGTGGTAAGCAGTACCAGGCCGGTGGCAATGATCAGCAATGTGTTTACCTGCGAAGGAGTTACCTGCAATGCAAACGGCTCCATCCACCAGGCAACGCATACGATCACGGTGAGATGCAATACCTGGTCCAGTACAAAGAATGTTTTACTTGTTTTTGGTGTTTGTAACTGGAGTTTGGCCAGGTCGATCAGCAGGTGGCTGCCTGCAATAACCGCGGCCGGGGCCAGGTAACGGGCGTCCATGGTGATCAGCAGGATCAATGCAAAATGAATGAGTACATGCAGGTACAGCTTGGGACTTTTGTATTTTTTGCGTTCTTTTTCTTCCACCCAGCGTGAGGGCTGCAACACAAAATCGCCCAGTAAATGAGCCAGCAACAGTTTTATCAGTAGTATCATGTGGTGTGTCCGGTTATTGTTGATTGATAAAATTTATTGAAATCGATCAGGAGATCAAATTGTGCACGTTTACGGCTCTGGCTTACCGCAGACTGGTTGATCTTTAATTTTTCCGCGACCTGCTGCTGGTTCCATTCGGGCTTTTCCAGGAACAGCTGTACGATCGCCGCTGCAGCCGGACTCCAGTTGTCCATGATCAGCGAAGCAAAACGCGCCAGAAGGTTCAGGGTGGTATCTGTCTTTTCATCTCCGGTTGCCAGTGCCAGCGTGGTCTTTTCTTCCTTCATGCTGTCAAATTTCCGGCCGGATCGTACAAATGCAGTCCCGTTCGACTCTGTAAGCTTTTCCGTTTTATACGAAACGTCCCCCAGCCCGATGCTGAGCCGCACATCCAGGTCTACCTTTTGTTTTATGATACTTTTCAACAGCATGCATTTGAAGAGGGCTTCAGCCGGCGGTAACCTCAGCTGGAAGGCATCGCCGCGGTAGATCTCCCAGTCGCCCGGGGTCTGACCTTGCTTTTTTAAAAAGTTTTTCAGAAGCGGCATCCACTCTTTGGGATCCACCGTTTCTGAACGGATGATATCTCCGGTAACGATTGCTATCATACTTCAAATATAAGCAAATAAACTTATAAATTTAATTATAATCTTAAATGCTTATAAATTTTTTTATTAGTTAAATAGCTTATAATTAAAGTACAACAGATAGATAAAAATACTAAAATTATTAGTATTTTTAAAATAATTTATCCACTGCCCGGATGCTTTGATTGCAGGGGGCCGGTTCCTAAAGGCGGTCGTACCCTTATCTTATTCAATCTTATACTCCATTTACTCCTCTTTTTTATCATTTATATGGTAAATTAGCCGCGCCATTTTAATTTTAAGCGTATATATTCAATTATGTTTCAACTAAACAATAAAACCGCTGTGATAACAGGCGGCGGAAGCGGTATCGGGAAGGCCGTAGCGCTTTTATTTGCAAAGGCCGGTGCCCGGGTGGTAGTGGCTGATTTTAATAAGGAAGCCGGATTGCAGACAATCGGCGAGATCGAGGCCGCCGGTGGCAAGGCGGAGGGTATTTTTCTGGATGTATCCCGCCAGGAAGAGGTTACTGCGGCCTTTGAACAGCTGCAGGTGATTGATATCCTGGTGAACAGTGCCGGTATCTCCCATATAGGAAAGGCGGACACCACTGCTGAAGCAGACTTCGACCGGGTTTACAGCGTAAATGTAAAAGGTGTTTATAACATGTTGCATGCGGCGATACCACGAATGAAGAAACAGGGCGGTGGGGTAATCGTCAATATGGCTTCCATTGCCTCCAGTATCGGATTGCCCGATCGTTTTGCCTATTCGATGAGTAAAGGAGCGGTGCTGGCCATGACCCTGTCGGTTGCCAAGGATTATATCAGCGATGGCATCCGTTGCAATTGTGTTTCTCCTGCACGGGTACATACGCCCTTTGTGGATGGGTTCCTTGGAAAGACCTATCCCGGCAAGGAAAAAGAGATGTTCGATAAATTGTCCAAAACACAACCTATCGGCCGTATGGCCAAACCGGAAGAGATTGCCGCACTGATCCTGTACCTGTGCAGCGACGAGGCCGCATTCATCACCGGATGTGATTATCCGATCGACGGGGGATTCATTAAACTGAACAATTAAAGCGTTTTTGATCTATCGATCATGGCTCTTCCCTTAAACAGTAAAAAGTAAATAATAAAACAATAAATTGGTATATGAAATTAATAAGATACGGGCAGCCGGGAAAGGAAAAGACAGGTGTGCTGATTGATGATGTACGATATGATACATCGGCATTCGGAGAAGATTACAACGAAGCTTTTTTTGAGAACAATGGTTTGGAGCGACTGCAGCAATTTATAAATAAAAATGCTTCCGCTCTGCCAAAAGTGGATGATAACGAACGCTGGGGCAGTTGTGTGGCGCGGCCTTCCAAGATCATTTGCATCGGGTTGAACTACGCCCTGCATGCAAAGGAAACCAATGCTCCTGTTCCCAAAGAACCGGTGATCTTCTTTAAATCCACCACGGCGTTGTGCGGACCTTTTGATGAGGTGATCATTCCGAAGAATTCGGTTAAGACCGACTGGGAAGTGGAACTGGCGGTAGTGATCGGAAAAAAAGCATCCTATGTTGAAGAGGCTGAAGCACTGGATTATGTGGCCGGGTATGCCCTGCACAACGATTACAGTGAGCGGGAGTTCCAGATCGAACGCGGTGGTCAGTGGGTAAAGGGCAAGAGCTGCGATACGTTTGCACCGCTCGGTCCTTTTATGGCCACAACGGATGAAATCGAAAACCCCAATAACCTGAAGCTTTGGTTAAAAGTGAACGGAACCCTGATGCAGGATTCTACTACTTCCGATTTTATCTTTAACATACAACAGGTGATCAGTCACCTGAGCCAGTTCATGACCCTGCTTCCCGGGGATGTGATCTCTACGGGAACACCGGCTGGTGTGGGTTTGGGACAAAAGCCCGAGCCCTGGTACCTGAAACCCGGCGATGTGGTGGAGCTGGGTATTGAAGGACTGGGCACCTCCAAACAAACTGCGGTGGTGTATCAACAAGCATAGATTTAAATGATAGAAGCAGGAGCTGTATCAAAAGTTAGTTCTATACAAGGCTGTTCTGAACTGATTTTTGATACAGCTCTTTTTATGTCCTGACGATCATTCAGGGGGCCTCAAAAGATCCCGGTTCAATGCCATGACCGTTAACTCGAACCTTCTCTTGTATGATCAGGTCTTTGCCTGCGTTGCTTCAGCCCGTTTCTTTTCCCGTTTGATCTGTTTGTCGCCCCATTGCTTCAGATGACCGATGAAGGGGATGAGTTCCTTTCCCGTTGCCGTAAGCGAATATTCCACGCGGGGCGGCACTTCATGAAAAACATTCCTGCTCACCAGATCGTCCTCTTCGAGTTCGCGTAATGTCTGCGTAAGCATCTTGGGCGTAATGTTCTGCACGAGTCGTTTCAGCTCCCCATAACGCAACACATTTTTATGTTCATGAAGGTACCATAAAATACGCCCCTTATATTTTCCGCCGACCCTGCGGAACGCATAATCCACAGAGCAGACATAGTCCGTTGAAATTATTTTTGCCATTTATGATTTCTTTAAATGTTGATAATTAACAATAGTATACTTTTAGTATATAAGTTACTAAAAAGTGCATACTTGTTTTAAAGGTACTATAAAAATAGATTTGCAGTTAAAATAAACAATCAATGAAAGCAATTTTATTAGAGAAGGCCGGCGGCGTTGAGCAACTGAAGCTGACAGATATACCGGAACCGGTCCTGAATGAGAATGAAGTGCTGATACAAACAAAAGCGATCAGCATCAACCCGGTGGATGTAAAGGCAAGGGCGAATGAAAAAACACTGGACTGGCTTTTTGGTACGCAGCGGCCGGTGATCCTGGGGTGGGATATCTCAGGGGAAGTAGTAGCGGCAGGTTCGGATGTAACAAGGTTCAAAAAAGGAGATGCCGTATTTGGGATGATCAATTTTCCGGGTAGTGGCAAGGGCTATGCTGAATATGTTGCCGCTCCGGAAGACCAGCTGGCGATGAAACCTTCGGAGATCTCCCATGAGGAAGCGGCTGCTACCACGCTGGCGGCCTTAACGGCATGGCAGGCGCTGGTTGCCGCTGATCCTGTTGGCAAAGGCGATAAGGTGCTTATTCATGCGGGTGCCGGTGGCGTGGGACATTTCGCTATCCAGATCGCAAAAAACCTCGGGGCCTATGTGGTAGCCACTTCATCCGGGAAGAACCGGGAATTCATCCTGTCACTCGGCGCAGACGCACACATCGATTATACAACGGACAATTTTGATGAAGTATTAAACGATATCGATTTTGTACTGGACACCGTTGGAGGTAATGTGCTGGAGCGGTCTGTTACCGTAACCAGGCCCGGCGGGCGGATCATTACGTTGCCATCCTCCAGTTTTTCTGAGGAAGCCAAAACGGCGGCTGCTGCAAAGAATATCGATCTCAAACAGATCATGGTGCAGTCGAGCGGACAGGATATGCAATCCCTGGCGGCATGGCTTCAGGAAGGGCGGTTAAAAGCAAAAGTGGCGGCCGTTTATCCCTTTGAGGAGCTGGCTAAAGCACATCTTCAGGTAGAAACCGGCAGGACGGTTGGTAAGGTGATCGTTACTTTATAATGAGGTTATGCCCGATGGCCGCAACGGTTGACCATCAATCAATAAAAAGGAGTGGAGATCACTACAGATCTTTCCACTCCTTTTATCGGGGTCAAAACAATGGGAAATTAATATTGCCCGCGCTTGAATGTTTATCTTATTGCATAGACTCCAGTACTGCTTCCGTAACTCCGGTAAAGCTGAACCCTCCATCATGAAAGAGATTCTGCATGGTCACATACCGGGTGAGGTCACTGAACATAACGGAAATATAATTGGCGCAGTCCTCTGCCGGAGCATTACCCAGCGGACTCATTTTCTCTGCATAACTGATAAAGTTGTCAAAGCCTTTTACGCCACTGCCGGCAGTTGTTTTTGTAGGCGATTGCGAAATGGTATTGATGCGCACTTTTTTCTTAACGCCATAGTAATACCCGAAGGTACGGGTAATGCTTTCCAGCAATGCTTTCGCGTCCGCCATTTCGCTGTAGTCGGGAAATACCCGTTGCGCTGCGATGTAGGTCAGCGCGATGACGCTGGCCTGCTCGTTTAAAGCATCCAGGTCCCATGCCGTTTTTAAGATACGGTGCAGGCTCATGGAGGAGATATCGAATGTTTTATGATTCCAGTCGTAATTTAAATCCGTATATTCCTTTCCTTTGCGAACGTTCAGTCCCATGCCTACAGAGTGCAGGATGAAATCGATCTTCCCCCCGAAATGTGCTATTGATTGTTCCAACAGGGCTTTCAGGTCATCCATGCTGGTAACGTCTGCTCCGATCACAGGAGCATTCCCGCATTCCGCTGCCAATTTGTTGATCTCGCCCATGCGCAATGCCACGGGTGCATTGGTCAGTACCAGTTCGGCCCCTTCACGATAACATTGTTGTGCGGTTTTCCATGCAATGGATTTATCATCCAGCGCACCAAAGATGATTCCTTTTTTCCCTTTTAAAAGATTATATGCCATACAGTTGAATTATGAGCGGTAAAAATAAGAATATAATTTCTCATTTCTGATTTTTCTCGCGGCGACTATCAGGGTCGGGTTTATCGCTCCGCGTATCTGATTTTTCTGCTTTTGAAGCGTGCAGGTTCAGATAATGATGAATCCCCTCCATAACGCCTGTGGCCTGTTTTCCTTTTGCAAAATAAACATGCCGGCTTTTTTTCAGCAACTCCAGTTCGGGGCTGTGATTGGATACCACGATGCCTCGGGTACGGCCGCGCAGCATGTCGATATCATTCCCTCCGTTTCCTGCTGTGATAAAATGATCAAGCGGCAGCTGCCATTTATAACTCAGGTAACGCACCGCATTTCCTTTTCCCGCTCTTACGGGCAGGATATCCAGGAACCGGTTGTCGGTCAGTAATATTTTAGCCCTCAGCCTGCGGTCATCCAGGAATTTATAGAGGTCGGCGAGGTCTCCTTCATTAAAATGGTCATTCACATAATAACTGAGTTTGTATTCCCACTGGGCATCGGCTTCCTGCAAATGCAAGCCCGGATAGTTTTCCAGGGCAGCAACGAGTTCTTTCCGTTTCCATTGGTGATTGATATGACTTTCCCAGCCGGGGTCGGGAAGGAAATTCCGGGTATAATAGATCTCTGTACCGGCAGAACAGATCAGGATGTCCGGCTCCGGGAACCGGAACTGCCGGAGTGCCGCACTGGTAAGCGCTTTATTCCGGCCGGAGGCGATCCCGAAAATGACCTTGTTCTTGTTATCGTCTACCCATTGTTTTATGGTGTCCAGGCCGGAGGCGTCCTTTCCCTCGATCAGCGTTCCATCCAGATCCGAAATAAAAAAAAGATCCGCCTTCATCAGTTTTTTACCCAGAGGCAGTTCCTGTGTTTCCTTCAGATGCGCCTGGGGCTTATAGATCTCATCGATCGATTTGATATAGTTTTTGACATGCGCTTCCCAGGAATAATCTTCCTGTCCGGCCCGTATACCATTTGCAGAATATTTTTCCCATAATGCGGTGTCGGCGATGATCTTTTTTAAGGCATCCGCAATTTCCTTTGTGTCCTGAACATTTACCAGCATCCCGTTATGGGCCTTTCCGATGATCTCTTTGGGGCCGCCTGTAGGAGATGCAACGATCGGCAGACCGCAGGCGGCGGCTTCCACGATGGTAAGACCAAAGTTCTCACCGGGGGTGGCATTTACAAATACTCCTTTCCGTTGTGCGGCCAGGCGGTAGATCTCCGGCACTTCAAGCGAAGGATCATTTTTCTTGGGGAGTGCCATTTTGCCGTACAGATCGTATTTGTCCATCAGCAGCAGCAGCCGGGTGAGGATCTCCTGTTCATCTTCCGGCATCTGTGTGATATCCTTCCGCACGCCCGCAAAAATGGCAAGATTGGCCATACTCTGCAGCTCTTTATCCTGCCCGAAGCAGTCGATGATGGTTTCAAAATTTTTGCGCTTGTCCGCCCGTCCTATAGAAAGGATCAGGGGCTTGCCGGGTGCAAAAAGAAAACGTTCGATCTCCGAACTGACGCGGTACATGGCCTGTTCCTGTTCCAGCGGCAGCACAAAGGAAGGCATACCGATGCGGTAAAAAGGATAAAAGACTTCGGTATTGATACCGGGAGGAAGGATCCGGAACCGCGCCTTATCCTTGTTTTGATAAGAACCGTACTGTGTTTCGATCTCATGCTGCGTACTTACAATGATCAGGCTGGCCTGCCGCAGGGTCTTCTCTTCCTCATTCACCCGGCGGACCATATTGAATTTCTGGTTGATCGTTTCTTCCGAGAGCCCGTCCTTTAAAAGGATCGTTTTTTTATTCATCCCAAGCGAATGACCGGTAGCTATAAAAGGGATTTCAAAGATCTTGCTGATCTCCCCGGCGATATAATTCCCATCGGCGTAATGCCCGTGTACGATATCCGGATAGTCGTCCTGTTTTTCAATAAAGCGGATGACCTTGTCTACAAATTCATCAAGGTTATCCCACAAACTTTCTTTAGGTTTGTATAAGTGACCACCGCAGGTGATCCGTACAATACGGGCTTTGGAAGAGATGGTTTCTATTTCGTGACTATATGTTTCCGACACCCGCTTGTCTGCGATCCGCCTGGTGAAAAGATCCACCTTTCTGACCTGCGGATGATGAGACAGGGCTTCCAGTAATTCCAGTACGTATTTTACCTGTCCGCCCGTGTCCTTATCCCTTCCGATCTCAGGTTTATGATGCCGGATCAATCCGTGTGGGCTAAAGAGTTGTATGTAGTATTCTTGCATTGTGTGCTATTTTAGAGGGAACAGCGGGTGCAATTTCCCGGAAGGCGGGTTGCGCCGGATGCAGATCCGGAAAGAAATGTGCCTGCTGATTAACTCCCGGCCGTTCTGTTGCGGCAATTGGACTTAAAAACGGACGAAATATAACTAATTTTTTAAAAATGGAGCGGTTAACCGATAATTTATATTCAGGCTCGGGATTCAGCGAATGGGAAATAGGCGATGTTACGATGATCCTGCATAAGGAAGTATATCATCTTTTTCACCTGATCATTCCCAATCACGACTATATTGCCCATGCAGTTTCGAAAGATGGTATTACATGGCGGCGGGTAAAGAATGCACTGTTTGTAGGCGATCCCGGTGACTGGGATGATGACATGCTCTGGACCATGCAGGTATATGAGGTCAATAACCGGTTCGAGATGTATTATACGGGATTACAGCGTAAAGACAGGGGCGTGGTGTCAAAGATCGGGCTGGCGGTGTCGGATAATCTTTTCGATTGGGAGAAAGTGAATGATGAAGTATTTCCTTTCGGACCACGTGCACCGTATTATGAAACCTATGAGAACAATCCGCGTCTCTGGATGAGCTTCAGGGATCCGTTCCGGTATGATTACGAAGGAAAGACCTTCTTTCTGGTTTGTACACGGTCTGCCACAGGACCGGTTTCGCGAAGGGGCTGTGTAGGTCTGGTACAGCTGATGGATAAGGAACTGATCTTTCATCAGCCGTTGCATTTCCCCCGGATGTACGATGATGTGGAATGCCCCTGCGTATTTGAATTCAACGGAACGCACTACCTGTTGGGTTCGATCCGAGAGGATATAAAAGTGCGGTACTGGTTTGCCCCGGAGTTCATGGGGGAATACCATTGTTTTCATAACAATGTATTACTTCCGCAGGGTAACTATGCAGCCCGGATCCAGAAGGACGGGGATTATTTGCTGATCTATAACTTTTTTTATGCAAACGGAAATGTCAATGCATTACGTATTTTTCCGCCGCCCAAACAGCTGGAAACAGATGACCGGGGAAGGCTGGTACTGAAGAGCTATTATCGCTGGGACCAGATGGTGATCCATACCATCATTCAGAATGATATGGGA is from Niabella beijingensis and encodes:
- a CDS encoding SDR family NAD(P)-dependent oxidoreductase, with protein sequence MFQLNNKTAVITGGGSGIGKAVALLFAKAGARVVVADFNKEAGLQTIGEIEAAGGKAEGIFLDVSRQEEVTAAFEQLQVIDILVNSAGISHIGKADTTAEADFDRVYSVNVKGVYNMLHAAIPRMKKQGGGVIVNMASIASSIGLPDRFAYSMSKGAVLAMTLSVAKDYISDGIRCNCVSPARVHTPFVDGFLGKTYPGKEKEMFDKLSKTQPIGRMAKPEEIAALILYLCSDEAAFITGCDYPIDGGFIKLNN
- a CDS encoding NADP-dependent oxidoreductase, giving the protein MKAILLEKAGGVEQLKLTDIPEPVLNENEVLIQTKAISINPVDVKARANEKTLDWLFGTQRPVILGWDISGEVVAAGSDVTRFKKGDAVFGMINFPGSGKGYAEYVAAPEDQLAMKPSEISHEEAAATTLAALTAWQALVAADPVGKGDKVLIHAGAGGVGHFAIQIAKNLGAYVVATSSGKNREFILSLGADAHIDYTTDNFDEVLNDIDFVLDTVGGNVLERSVTVTRPGGRIITLPSSSFSEEAKTAAAAKNIDLKQIMVQSSGQDMQSLAAWLQEGRLKAKVAAVYPFEELAKAHLQVETGRTVGKVIVTL
- a CDS encoding DUF3307 domain-containing protein: MILLIKLLLAHLLGDFVLQPSRWVEEKERKKYKSPKLYLHVLIHFALILLITMDARYLAPAAVIAGSHLLIDLAKLQLQTPKTSKTFFVLDQVLHLTVIVCVAWWMEPFALQVTPSQVNTLLIIATGLVLLTTPVSVIIKLILSKWAPATEIRTDVIETKSLQHAGMMIGYIERILVLIFILNQQWVAIGFLVTAKSVFRFSDLKVGQDRKLTEYILIGTLLSFGIAIVTGVIVEQVIGISTSYIH
- a CDS encoding winged helix-turn-helix transcriptional regulator → MAKIISTDYVCSVDYAFRRVGGKYKGRILWYLHEHKNVLRYGELKRLVQNITPKMLTQTLRELEEDDLVSRNVFHEVPPRVEYSLTATGKELIPFIGHLKQWGDKQIKREKKRAEATQAKT
- a CDS encoding fumarylacetoacetate hydrolase family protein — translated: MKLIRYGQPGKEKTGVLIDDVRYDTSAFGEDYNEAFFENNGLERLQQFINKNASALPKVDDNERWGSCVARPSKIICIGLNYALHAKETNAPVPKEPVIFFKSTTALCGPFDEVIIPKNSVKTDWEVELAVVIGKKASYVEEAEALDYVAGYALHNDYSEREFQIERGGQWVKGKSCDTFAPLGPFMATTDEIENPNNLKLWLKVNGTLMQDSTTSDFIFNIQQVISHLSQFMTLLPGDVISTGTPAGVGLGQKPEPWYLKPGDVVELGIEGLGTSKQTAVVYQQA
- a CDS encoding SatD family protein, producing MIAIVTGDIIRSETVDPKEWMPLLKNFLKKQGQTPGDWEIYRGDAFQLRLPPAEALFKCMLLKSIIKQKVDLDVRLSIGLGDVSYKTEKLTESNGTAFVRSGRKFDSMKEEKTTLALATGDEKTDTTLNLLARFASLIMDNWSPAAAAIVQLFLEKPEWNQQQVAEKLKINQSAVSQSRKRAQFDLLIDFNKFYQSTITGHTT
- a CDS encoding enoyl-ACP reductase FabI, which encodes MAYNLLKGKKGIIFGALDDKSIAWKTAQQCYREGAELVLTNAPVALRMGEINKLAAECGNAPVIGADVTSMDDLKALLEQSIAHFGGKIDFILHSVGMGLNVRKGKEYTDLNYDWNHKTFDISSMSLHRILKTAWDLDALNEQASVIALTYIAAQRVFPDYSEMADAKALLESITRTFGYYYGVKKKVRINTISQSPTKTTAGSGVKGFDNFISYAEKMSPLGNAPAEDCANYISVMFSDLTRYVTMQNLFHDGGFSFTGVTEAVLESMQ
- a CDS encoding glycosyl hydrolase family 32, with the translated sequence MERLTDNLYSGSGFSEWEIGDVTMILHKEVYHLFHLIIPNHDYIAHAVSKDGITWRRVKNALFVGDPGDWDDDMLWTMQVYEVNNRFEMYYTGLQRKDRGVVSKIGLAVSDNLFDWEKVNDEVFPFGPRAPYYETYENNPRLWMSFRDPFRYDYEGKTFFLVCTRSATGPVSRRGCVGLVQLMDKELIFHQPLHFPRMYDDVECPCVFEFNGTHYLLGSIREDIKVRYWFAPEFMGEYHCFHNNVLLPQGNYAARIQKDGDYLLIYNFFYANGNVNALRIFPPPKQLETDDRGRLVLKSYYRWDQMVIHTIIQNDMGTIIPLFKNPTAVFEQSDDRWTCGSRSGYEVFVIQKSAPSFIWEGILAVEGMGKLGLVSDIDEEGSGYYYSFDVINSVVHLQSWGFNAANTRANFIYNVLQDNIFHVKEEKEFHFRLIRYGNYIELAVDGIVKLSLIDYTYFGNGIGLYSASSTISLRSSTLKNLPVPESEYSNDH
- a CDS encoding HAD-IIB family hydrolase; this encodes MQEYYIQLFSPHGLIRHHKPEIGRDKDTGGQVKYVLELLEALSHHPQVRKVDLFTRRIADKRVSETYSHEIETISSKARIVRITCGGHLYKPKESLWDNLDEFVDKVIRFIEKQDDYPDIVHGHYADGNYIAGEISKIFEIPFIATGHSLGMNKKTILLKDGLSEETINQKFNMVRRVNEEEKTLRQASLIIVSTQHEIETQYGSYQNKDKARFRILPPGINTEVFYPFYRIGMPSFVLPLEQEQAMYRVSSEIERFLFAPGKPLILSIGRADKRKNFETIIDCFGQDKELQSMANLAIFAGVRKDITQMPEDEQEILTRLLLLMDKYDLYGKMALPKKNDPSLEVPEIYRLAAQRKGVFVNATPGENFGLTIVEAAACGLPIVASPTGGPKEIIGKAHNGMLVNVQDTKEIADALKKIIADTALWEKYSANGIRAGQEDYSWEAHVKNYIKSIDEIYKPQAHLKETQELPLGKKLMKADLFFISDLDGTLIEGKDASGLDTIKQWVDDNKNKVIFGIASGRNKALTSAALRQFRFPEPDILICSAGTEIYYTRNFLPDPGWESHINHQWKRKELVAALENYPGLHLQEADAQWEYKLSYYVNDHFNEGDLADLYKFLDDRRLRAKILLTDNRFLDILPVRAGKGNAVRYLSYKWQLPLDHFITAGNGGNDIDMLRGRTRGIVVSNHSPELELLKKSRHVYFAKGKQATGVMEGIHHYLNLHASKAEKSDTRSDKPDPDSRREKNQK